A single genomic interval of Rhododendron vialii isolate Sample 1 chromosome 3a, ASM3025357v1 harbors:
- the LOC131321144 gene encoding uncharacterized protein LOC131321144 translates to MVIAQHKMKFSEMVECTRSIEIPKEAQRNARAWKPSQSMGSLSSSSGSFGSQGRKSQREPSQQPPNQSNFRVPSSSGTRGTSSRPSIVCYRCNQPGHVRTQCPQLLKACYNCGKTDHLAWSCPQGAGARSESGSVQQSGVGRGVGQQSFRGAQRQQQPHFRQTSSVQSFGVDRGASSSAPSQGSGQEGGFVQGQGTQGHVFNINTNASPSVSQAPETSVVRGTFLLFNSFARVLFDSGASHSFIATSFVYALELDIENLDSPLFVETPLGGKSSLSRICKGCELVICDHHFVFDFIVLDMLGFDLILGMDWLSTFHATIDCFKHRVHICPPKGVCFEFHGERREPLAPYLCGSRERESAYAMLASLTLDEDMSTRGKLPLVVREFPDVFPEELPGLPPEREIEFTIDLLPGTAPI, encoded by the coding sequence ATGGTGATAGCCCAACATAAGATGAAGTTTTCTGAAATGGTGGAGTGCACGAGAAGTATTGAAATTCCGAAGGAAGCTCAACGAAATGCAAGGGCTTGGAAACCAAGTCAATCAATGGGAAGTTTGAGTTCTTCTTCGGGTAGTTTTGGGAGTCAAGGGCGGAAGAGTCAGAGAGAACCATCTCAGCAACCACCTAATCAATCCAACTTTAGGGTGCCTTCTTCTTCGGGAACTCGGGGTACCTCATCTAGACCTTCGATTGTGTGTTACAGGTGTAACCAACCAGGGCACGTCCGTACTCAGTGTCCTCAGCTTCTTAAGGCATGTTATAATTGTGGTAAGACGGATCATCTTGCTTGGAGTTGCCCTCAAGGGGCGGGAGCGCGTAGTGAGTCGGGCTCGGTACAGCAGTCAGGGGTAGGGCGTGGTGTTGGCCAGCAGTCTTTTCGAGGTGCTCAGAGGCAACAGCAGCCTCATTTCCGCCAGACATCGTCAGTTCAGAGTTTTGGGGTTGACCGGGGAGCGAGTTCGTCCGCACCTTCTCAAGGTTCCGGTCAAGAAGGAGGTTTTGTGCAGGGTCAGGGTACCCAGGGGCATGTTTTCAACATCAACACTAATGCTTCACCTTCAGTTTCTCAGGCCCCAGAAACATCGGTTGTAAGGGGCACTTTTCTTCTATTCAATTCTTTCGCTAGGGTactatttgattctggagcatcacaTTCTTTCATTGCCACATCATTTGTATATGCATTGGAGTTGGACATCGAAAATCTTGATTCGCCGTTGTTTGTCGAGACACCATTAGGGGGAAAGTCATCTTTAAGCCGTATCTGTAAGGGTTGCGAACTCGTTATTTGTGACCATCACTTCGTTTTTGACTTCATCGTGCTGGACATGTTGGGTTTCGACCTCATTCttggaatggattggttatctACATTCCACGCAACGATCGACTGTTTTAAGCATCGTGTTCATATATGTCCGCCTAAGGGTGTTTGTTTCGAATTCCAtggggagcgtcgggaaccTTTAGCACCGTATTTGTGTGGGTCTCGGGAAAGGGAGTCGGCTTATGCTATGTTGGCGAGCttgacgttagatgaggatATGTCTACGCGTGGGAAGTTACCTCTAGTGGTTCGCGAGTTTCCTGATGTGTTTCCTGAAGAGTTACCCGGTTTGCCTCCCGAGAGAGAAATCGAGTTCACGATAGACTTGCTTCCAGGCACCGCTCCTATCTAG
- the LOC131321143 gene encoding uncharacterized protein LOC131321143, with amino-acid sequence MIKETTENMKTIRQRLFEAQKRTTEQVKVIRQSIATSRLVTFWEEGKAFTAYIGPFDVIEKIGEVAYRLALPPRLSNVHDVFHVSMLRKYEPDPSHVLEWSEFELEANASYGEEPICILDTHDQVLRGKTIPLVRVLWKSQGSEESTWEREDEIREKYPYLFSE; translated from the exons ATGATCAAAGAGACTACTGAGAATATGAAAACGATTCGCCAACGACTTTTTGAGGCTCAAAAGAGAACAACCGAACAGGTTAAGGTGATTCGCCAAAG TATCGCCACGTCGAGGCTTGTCACAttttgggaagaagggaaagCTTTCACCGCGTATATCGGTCCATTTGACGTTATCGAGAAAATCGGGGAGGTTGCGTACCGTTTGGCCTTGCCGCCAAGATTATCGAATGTGCACGATGTGTTTCACGTATCTATGTTAAGAAAGTACGAACCGGATCCGTCACATGTGTTAGAATGGTCCGAATTTGAATTGGAAGCCAACGCATCTTACGGAGAAGAGCCGATATGTATCCTGGATACGCATgatcaagtgttgaggggtaagacgataccactAGTGCGAGTGTTGTGGAAGAGTCAGGGTAGCGAGGAATCGACGTGGGAACGAGAAGATGAAATTAGGGAGAAGTATCCGTACCTATTTTCGGAATGA